The following coding sequences are from one Leptolyngbya sp. NIES-3755 window:
- a CDS encoding pyridoxamine 5-phosphate oxidase (similar to AA sequence:cyanobase_aa:LBDG_21070) produces MAISSIADLRQDYTKETLNETDIDPNPFVQFRRWFDQAVNAELPEPNAMTLATASKDGIPAARIVLLKALDDRGFTFFTNYNSAKGKELEANPQAALVFLWTELERQVRIVGSVEKITSEESDGYFFSRPHNSRLGAWASEQSEVIPNRDVLEEKLAALKSEYENREVPRPPHWGGFRVIPREIEFWQGRSSRLHDRLRYRHQNGAWVIDRLSP; encoded by the coding sequence ATGGCTATTTCTTCGATCGCAGATCTCAGACAGGATTACACCAAAGAAACCTTAAATGAAACGGATATCGATCCCAATCCGTTTGTGCAATTTCGCCGCTGGTTTGATCAAGCCGTGAATGCAGAATTGCCCGAACCGAATGCAATGACACTGGCAACGGCTTCCAAAGATGGGATTCCTGCGGCTCGAATTGTTCTACTTAAAGCTTTAGACGATCGCGGTTTTACGTTCTTTACCAATTACAACAGCGCCAAAGGCAAAGAACTCGAAGCCAATCCCCAAGCTGCTTTGGTATTCCTCTGGACAGAACTCGAACGCCAAGTCCGAATCGTGGGCAGTGTGGAAAAAATTACTTCTGAGGAATCGGATGGTTACTTTTTCAGTCGTCCTCACAATAGTCGCTTGGGGGCTTGGGCATCGGAGCAAAGTGAAGTGATTCCGAACCGGGATGTTTTAGAAGAGAAATTGGCGGCACTCAAGAGCGAATATGAAAATCGAGAAGTTCCCCGCCCGCCACATTGGGGAGGATTTCGAGTGATTCCGCGTGAGATCGAATTTTGGCAAGGTCGATCGAGTCGATTACACGATCGATTACGCTATCGGCATCAGAATGGAGCTTGGGTCATCGATCGACTTTCACCCTAG
- a CDS encoding hypothetical protein (similar to AA sequence:cyanobase_aa:LBDG_54060): MELTLPLRMNLTHVHLTDEQFHHLCIDNPDLVLERNAKGVLITVRRALEKDGWAITQRMQVKLLIYDEKQEVIQRWIS; encoded by the coding sequence ATGGAACTGACACTTCCCCTTAGAATGAATCTGACGCACGTTCATCTCACCGATGAGCAGTTTCATCATCTGTGCATTGATAATCCCGACCTTGTTCTCGAACGTAACGCAAAAGGAGTCTTAATTACTGTTAGACGAGCCTTAGAAAAGGATGGTTGGGCAATTACTCAAAGAATGCAAGTCAAATTGCTGATTTATGATGAGAAACAAGAGGTGATTCAGCGATGGATAAGTTGA
- a CDS encoding fdxN element excision controlling factor protein (similar to AA sequence:cyanobase_aa:LBDG_17640) has translation MDKLTQYQEIIQSLLSEYSDRRSNHEVDSQCIFDLQRNHFQVVNVGWSDRGRIYGCVLHLDIQNDKIWLQYNGTEIDIAQELVDRGVPKSDIVLGFQAPHRRPLTDYAVG, from the coding sequence ATGGATAAGTTGACTCAATATCAGGAGATTATTCAATCATTGCTTAGCGAATATAGCGATCGACGATCGAATCACGAAGTTGATTCACAGTGTATTTTCGATCTCCAACGTAATCATTTTCAAGTTGTGAATGTTGGCTGGTCAGATCGGGGGCGAATTTATGGCTGTGTGCTGCATCTTGATATTCAAAACGATAAGATTTGGCTGCAATATAACGGCACAGAAATTGATATTGCTCAAGAATTAGTCGATCGAGGTGTCCCAAAATCTGATATTGTTCTCGGCTTTCAAGCGCCTCACCGCAGACCGTTGACCGATTATGCGGTGGGCTAA
- a CDS encoding hypothetical protein (similar to AA sequence:cyanobase_aa:LBDG_21120), translated as MSIDLLVFSLTIDPTAIAGACLWALALYLGLSPISDWIMKQLNRWFNFAERSLYSSIEEFERTRSARESQNAFYASILSIFPFLGIGALCNLGVEFGLGKSWAISMGVLACIGCGVYELGRRDGQKS; from the coding sequence ATGTCGATCGACCTTCTCGTTTTCAGTCTGACGATTGATCCCACTGCGATCGCGGGTGCGTGTCTCTGGGCATTGGCACTCTATTTAGGATTGTCACCAATCAGCGATTGGATTATGAAACAACTGAATCGCTGGTTTAATTTTGCAGAGCGATCGCTGTATTCGTCGATCGAAGAGTTTGAACGAACTCGATCGGCTCGTGAATCTCAAAATGCTTTCTACGCTTCAATTCTCAGCATCTTTCCATTCTTAGGAATCGGGGCATTGTGCAATCTTGGAGTGGAATTTGGTTTGGGAAAAAGTTGGGCGATCAGTATGGGAGTGCTGGCTTGTATTGGATGCGGCGTGTACGAATTGGGTCGCCGCGACGGACAGAAATCTTAA
- a CDS encoding hypothetical protein (hypothetical protein PCC7424_1390;~similar to AA sequence:cyanobase_aa:LBDG_47850), translating to MKFRSFLNIVAAIAVVLIVLATIGFSWIFGQSPLGLLKGSPKETPTAAMFVPKQAPVMASLLVNPDRLESLRQVVAKPGDRAATRQEFEQFTQGVLGNSELDYRRDVQPWLGDEITAAVTTLDIDRDDTNGKEAGYLLALATKDTERSREFLQLFWQKRAIAGTNLVFEDYKGTKIIYGKVESDSLPITVASAVVGRQYVLFANSPKVLRNAVNNVQAAELNLENSKDYQQAIAALDRGRIGVVFANLPELAALNGKEITDTASSAAISLGLDRKGLIAETAIIRGGTETNLSKQSLEALKYIPAIAPISASGVNLNQLWSGLSSDGTVSKWVNSPIESLGKRWQIDLPQDIFNWVKGEYALAMIPKGETLDWVFVADKTADPGAESAIARLDELGKAQGITAGTVQIADQPVSVWTRLDSATSDKKIDAEVVGVHTAIGKYEVFTTSMDAMNAVLNAKKNVLANSKTFETAIAGLQKENAGYFYLDWDTAQPILEKQLPILKVAELAGEPIFEHLKSLTVSNYGNRSGVQRGGIFVRFM from the coding sequence ATGAAGTTCCGCTCATTTCTTAATATTGTTGCTGCGATCGCAGTTGTTCTCATCGTTTTAGCCACGATCGGCTTTAGTTGGATTTTTGGTCAAAGTCCACTGGGGTTACTGAAAGGTAGTCCAAAAGAGACACCGACTGCGGCAATGTTTGTTCCCAAGCAAGCTCCAGTGATGGCTTCGTTGTTGGTGAATCCCGATCGATTGGAAAGCTTGCGACAAGTGGTGGCAAAACCAGGAGATCGAGCCGCAACTCGTCAAGAATTTGAGCAGTTTACTCAAGGCGTTTTAGGGAATTCGGAACTCGATTATCGTCGCGATGTTCAACCGTGGTTAGGGGATGAAATTACCGCAGCGGTGACGACATTGGATATCGATCGAGATGACACAAACGGGAAAGAAGCGGGTTATTTACTGGCATTAGCCACGAAAGACACAGAGCGATCGAGAGAATTTCTCCAACTGTTTTGGCAAAAACGTGCCATTGCGGGAACCAATTTAGTTTTCGAGGATTACAAAGGCACGAAGATTATTTACGGCAAAGTAGAGTCTGATTCTCTGCCGATTACCGTTGCGAGTGCGGTCGTCGGTCGTCAGTACGTACTGTTTGCCAATAGCCCAAAAGTGCTGCGAAATGCGGTTAACAATGTGCAAGCGGCAGAATTGAATTTAGAGAATTCCAAGGATTATCAACAAGCGATCGCAGCACTCGATCGTGGTCGAATTGGTGTAGTTTTTGCCAACCTCCCAGAGTTAGCGGCATTGAATGGCAAAGAAATTACAGATACCGCTTCAAGTGCAGCCATTTCGCTGGGTTTGGATCGTAAAGGCTTGATTGCAGAAACCGCCATTATTCGAGGGGGAACAGAAACGAACTTATCGAAGCAATCTTTAGAGGCGTTGAAATATATTCCTGCGATCGCGCCAATCTCAGCTTCTGGCGTGAATTTGAATCAATTGTGGTCAGGTTTATCCAGCGATGGGACAGTCTCGAAATGGGTGAATTCTCCAATTGAATCGCTTGGAAAGCGTTGGCAAATTGACTTACCACAGGACATTTTTAACTGGGTGAAAGGCGAGTATGCACTGGCGATGATTCCAAAAGGCGAAACACTCGATTGGGTGTTTGTTGCAGATAAGACCGCAGATCCGGGAGCAGAAAGCGCGATCGCTCGTTTAGATGAACTCGGAAAAGCTCAAGGCATCACCGCTGGAACCGTTCAAATTGCAGATCAGCCTGTTTCAGTTTGGACAAGATTGGATTCAGCGACATCAGACAAGAAAATCGATGCGGAAGTCGTTGGAGTGCATACTGCGATCGGGAAATACGAAGTATTCACAACCTCAATGGATGCGATGAATGCGGTTTTGAATGCGAAGAAGAATGTTTTGGCAAATAGTAAAACGTTTGAGACTGCGATCGCAGGATTACAAAAAGAGAACGCTGGATATTTCTATCTCGATTGGGACACTGCACAACCGATTCTAGAGAAACAATTACCGATTCTGAAAGTTGCTGAACTTGCAGGAGAACCGATTTTTGAACACTTAAAATCATTAACGGTGAGCAATTACGGTAATCGTTCTGGAGTTCAACGCGGCGGCATCTTTGTGCGATTCATGTAA
- a CDS encoding hypothetical protein (similar to AA sequence:cyanobase_aa:Ava_2120) — MRAVEVTGMVDEQGNLSLNEPLPTAAPGEVRIIILYPDQAETPEQDPDDTPVKEIKASLRRALQQATSGQRIPLDQMWEGIDAE, encoded by the coding sequence ATGAGAGCAGTCGAAGTAACAGGCATGGTCGATGAACAGGGAAATCTCTCTCTGAATGAGCCATTACCGACCGCTGCTCCTGGCGAGGTGCGAATCATTATTTTGTACCCAGATCAGGCAGAAACACCAGAGCAAGACCCTGACGATACACCCGTCAAAGAGATCAAAGCCAGTCTACGTAGAGCCTTGCAGCAAGCCACTTCAGGGCAAAGAATTCCACTTGATCAAATGTGGGAAGGAATTGATGCGGAATAA
- a CDS encoding hypothetical protein (similar to AA sequence:cyanobase_aa:all4407) → MLGSLQAGDFIGDRLTGIGKGYIVLKARVKNRNLQKGKSGGYHLIYQIESSSSILLLTIYAKSDREDITVQEVRDILKEFYQTD, encoded by the coding sequence GTGTTGGGATCGCTGCAAGCAGGTGACTTTATTGGCGATCGATTAACTGGAATCGGCAAAGGGTATATTGTCCTCAAAGCAAGAGTCAAAAACCGAAATCTTCAGAAGGGCAAAAGCGGCGGCTATCACCTGATCTATCAAATCGAATCATCCTCGTCGATTCTACTACTCACCATTTATGCAAAGTCCGATCGCGAAGATATTACCGTACAAGAAGTGCGAGATATTCTGAAAGAGTTTTATCAGACCGATTAA